The stretch of DNA TATAATTCCAGGGAACACAAAAATGCTGGTGAAGATTTTATTGATCCAAGAGATAATCAGGTCTATAAAACGACTTACATTAAACGGACTTCATCCGAAGAAATTGCCTTCCGGGTTTTTGCTGAAAATTTGAACTTTGGAACGCAAATCAAAAGTAACGAAATCAACTCCGACGATTCCAAGGTGGAGAAATATTGTTATAACGACGATTCCTGGTACTGCGATAACGGATTTGGAGGACTCTACACCTGGAGCGAGGCCATGGGGTTCCACAAGGCTTGTGACACGACTTTTGTTGGAACAACGGAAAGCTGCCCCGACATGATTGATACCACTGCAGAACATTATTCTAATCCAGAATTGGCTTTTAATTATGCTCAGCACCGGGGAATTTGCCCCGAAGGCTGGCATGTCATGAATTTAAATGAGTGGAAGGTTATGAAAGAAAAATCAGATCTCTCTCTAAAGTCAAATCTTGTTTGGAACTGTTCTAATGTTTGCAACTCCACTGGTATGTCTGCCTTGCCTGTAGGAAAAGT from Fibrobacter sp. UWR4 encodes:
- a CDS encoding FISUMP domain-containing protein codes for the protein MKTFKKIGLVSAAAFALFAFNACGDDSNSTSASGENSAQSSAVEDDESSSSINDNSSSSSVILSDSEGSSSSSSAKGGGKSSSSVVSNGNSSEIEVLSSSSSAKRTCTEDSVFSEQDGYEIYKYQCINGKWKCIDVIDVEVPDLHYDMSAQFYYNSREHKNAGEDFIDPRDNQVYKTTYIKRTSSEEIAFRVFAENLNFGTQIKSNEINSDDSKVEKYCYNDDSWYCDNGFGGLYTWSEAMGFHKACDTTFVGTTESCPDMIDTTAEHYSNPELAFNYAQHRGICPEGWHVMNLNEWKVMKEKSDLSLKSNLVWNCSNVCNSTGMSALPVGKVDAGEFKGEFKSPSKFV